The DNA segment GGCGGCGGTATTCCTTCAGCCGCGCGCGACCCCATGGCTACAACGGAGGATATCGTAGCCACGGAGCCGACGACGTTCCCGACGGGCGCCACGTACCAACTTCACAGCGCCATGAAGACTATCGGCTTTGCCGCCAAGGCGCGCGAGGGCGACATCGGCAGCATCGACGACATCATAATCGATGACGAGCTCTGGCAAATCCGGTATCTCGTGGTGGAAACCGCGGCCTGGGTGTCCGGCAAGAATATACTGGTCTGGCCGGAGTGGGCGGACCGAGTCGGCTGGCAAGACGAGGCCGTGTTCCTGGATATGTACCAGGAGCACGTACGCAATAGCCCGGAATACGACCCGGATGCGCCCGTGAACCGGGAGTACGAGGAGCGCCTGTACGACTTCCACGGCAAGCGCCGCTACTGGAAGGACAGGTAGCAGAAAGGGATCCCGCACAAGAACAAGAGGCCGCTCCAGAATCCCGGAGCGGCCTTCTTTATGCGCTTCGTGGGGAGTGAGCCGGGCGGGATTCGAACCCGCGACCAACGGATTAAAAGTCCGATGCTCTACCAACTGAGCTACCGGCCCACGAAGTTACGGCTACCTGTTCATTGTAGGTATGAAATACGGGGGCTGCAATAGAGGGAAGGCACTCTGTGGAATAGAGGCCGCACTCCGGTACGGGCGGGAGCACCGACCTAGAAGGAGATCAGCTTGTCCAGGGGCCAGAAGACGAACCATGCCCTGCCTATAATCAGGTCCGCCGGAACGAGGCCCCAATCGCGGGAGTCGTTACTCGCCCTGCGATTGTCGCCCATCACGAAATAGTGGTCGGGCGTAACGAACATGGGCGCCATGTCCGTGCTATCCGGTTCTACGATATAGGGCTCGTCCAGCTTCACACCGTTGACGTATACGGTG comes from the SAR202 cluster bacterium genome and includes:
- a CDS encoding PRC-barrel domain containing protein, producing MYRSLKSLKNYKIIGADDEIGKLKDFLFEAETWKIRYLVAEPGSWLSNDEVQLATTAIDKPDWDTKTFHAALTRDLVRSAPNIDFEKPVSVEMERSLHTHYNWPLYYSHGGGIPSAARDPMATTEDIVATEPTTFPTGATYQLHSAMKTIGFAAKAREGDIGSIDDIIIDDELWQIRYLVVETAAWVSGKNILVWPEWADRVGWQDEAVFLDMYQEHVRNSPEYDPDAPVNREYEERLYDFHGKRRYWKDR